One Spirochaetota bacterium genomic window carries:
- a CDS encoding Spy/CpxP family protein refolding chaperone — MKKAAIITLAVVLTLGSVVGIGYAFGRRFCAMTPAQRADKIASRIARELDLTAEQKTKLDAMKAEVVDRVTRLHEDRAKIHGEVLALVKSDNVTAKDIEKILEEREAKWQEMKPFVADTLADFHRMLTPEQRNKLAEKMESFHNRCGRFE, encoded by the coding sequence ATGAAAAAAGCGGCAATTATCACACTGGCCGTGGTCCTCACGCTCGGTTCGGTGGTGGGGATCGGTTACGCCTTCGGCAGGCGCTTCTGCGCAATGACGCCGGCCCAGAGGGCGGACAAGATCGCTTCGCGGATCGCCCGCGAGCTGGACCTCACGGCGGAGCAGAAGACGAAGCTTGACGCCATGAAGGCCGAAGTCGTGGACCGGGTCACCAGGCTCCACGAGGACCGGGCGAAGATCCATGGCGAGGTCCTCGCGCTTGTCAAGAGCGACAATGTCACCGCGAAGGACATCGAGAAGATCCTCGAAGAGCGCGAGGCGAAATGGCAGGAGATGAAGCCCTTCGTGGCGGACACCCTTGCCGATTTTCACCGCATGCTGACCCCGGAGCAGAGAAATAAGCTTGCGGAAAAAATGGAATCGTTCCATAACAGGTGCGGCCGCTTCGAATAA
- a CDS encoding response regulator transcription factor has product MNATILIIDDDTKLTTLLSGYLGKFGMAVESASDPEKGLAILKKSLPDLVILDIMLPGMDGFEVCRRIRKNHTVPIIMLTARGDVADRIVGLELGADDYLPKPFEPRELVARIQSVLRRSADAKEGRRIVAGDLELDLDGRGASLAGKKVDLTAMEFDLLTLFARNPGVVLDRDRIFESIKGLDDDSFDRSIDVLVSRVRGKLGDDPRNPRLLKTVRGAGYKFIGHTS; this is encoded by the coding sequence ATGAATGCCACGATCCTCATCATAGACGACGACACCAAGCTCACGACGCTTCTCAGTGGCTACCTTGGGAAGTTCGGCATGGCCGTGGAGTCGGCCTCAGACCCTGAAAAGGGGCTGGCCATCCTTAAAAAATCGCTCCCTGACCTTGTCATCCTCGACATCATGCTTCCCGGCATGGACGGGTTCGAGGTGTGCCGGCGCATACGGAAGAATCACACCGTGCCGATCATCATGCTCACGGCCCGGGGCGATGTGGCGGACCGGATCGTCGGCCTGGAGCTCGGGGCCGACGATTACCTGCCCAAGCCCTTCGAGCCGCGGGAGCTGGTGGCACGGATACAGTCGGTGCTCCGCCGGAGCGCCGACGCGAAGGAGGGCCGGCGCATCGTCGCGGGCGACCTGGAGCTGGACCTTGACGGCCGCGGCGCGTCCCTCGCCGGGAAGAAGGTGGACCTGACCGCCATGGAATTCGACCTGCTCACGCTGTTCGCCCGGAATCCCGGCGTCGTCCTCGACCGGGACCGTATCTTCGAATCCATCAAGGGCCTTGACGACGACTCCTTCGACCGGTCCATCGATGTCCTGGTGAGCCGGGTGCGGGGCAAGCTCGGCGACGATCCCCGGAACCCCCGGCTCTTGAAGACGGTTCGGGGCGCGGGATATAAATTCATAGGCCACACATCATAG